CCGCCCAGTTCCAGCGACACCTTCTTCACGGTCGGCGCGCACTGGCCCATCAGCAGACGGCCGACCGGCGTCGAGCCGGTGAACGACAGCTTGCGCACGGTCGGGTTGCCGGTCAGCTCGGAGCCGATCGCCTTCGGGTCGCCGGTCACGACGTTGAGCACGCCGGCCGGCACGCCCGCGCGCTGCGCGAGCACCGCGAGCGCGAGCGCGGAGAACGGCGTCGCTTCGGCGGGCTTCACGACGATCGGACAGCCGGCCGCGAGCGCGGGGCCGACCTTGCGGGTAATCATCGCGGCCGGGAAGTTCCACGGCGTGATCGCCGCGCAGACGCCGACCGGCTCCTTCGTGACGACGATGCGGCGGTCCGCGGCCGGCGTCGGGATCGTGTCGCCGTAGACGCGCTTGCCTTCCTCCGCGAACCATTCGATGAACGACGCCGCGTACAGGATCTCGCCCTTCGCCTCCGCGAGCGGCTTGCCCTGCTCGGTCGTCAGGATCAGCGCGAGGTCGTCCGCGTGTTCGAGCATCAGGTCGTACCAGCGGCGCAGGATCGCCGCGCGCTCTTTGGCGGTCTTCGCGCGCCATGCGGGCCACGCGGCGTTCGCGGCCGCGATCGCGCGGCGCGTTTCCGATACGCCCATGTGCGGCACCGAGCCGATCAGTTGGCCGGTCGCCGGGTTCACCACGTCGAATGTCGAATCGTCGTCCGCGCGCTGCCATTCGCCGGCGATCCACGCGTTCGTTTGCAGCAGCGTCGGGTCTTTCAGGTTCATGCTTGTCTCCGAAGGGATGCGTTGACGGCGCGCGCCTGGCGCATCGCGAAGGCGCGGCCCTATGAAGAAACGGCACGCCGGCAGCGGCCGGCATGCCGTTTTCGTCGAGCGTCGAAACGAGCCGCGCGCGTCAGGCGGCGACGCCGACCGCTTCGCGGATCACGTCTTCGAGGATCGCGAGCGCCTCGTCGAACACGTTGTCCTGGATCGTCAGCGGGAACAGGAAGCGCACGACGTTCGAGTACACGCCGCAGACCAGCAGCAGCAGGCCGCGTTCGAGCGCGAGCGTCTGCACGCGCTTCGTGAACGCCGCATCCGGCTCGTGCGAACCCGGCTTGCAGAACTCGGCGGCGACCATCGCGCCGGGGCCGCGCACGTCCGCGAGCTGCGGGACGTCGGCCTTCAGCGTCGCGAGCTTCGCCTTCAGGCGGTCGCCGAGCACGGTCGCGCGTTCGCACAGGTTTTCGCCGTCGATCACGTCGAGCACCGCATGCGCAGCCGCGACCGCGAGCGGGTTGCCCGCATAGGTGCCGCCGAGGCCGCCGGGCGCGGCGGCGTCCATCACGTCCGCGCGGCCGACGACGCCCGACAGCGGCATCCCGCCCGCGAGGCTCTTCGCGATCGTGATCAGGTCCGGCGTCACGTCGTAATACTGCGTCGCGAACAGCTTGCCGGTGCGCGCGAAACCGGTCTGCACTTCGTCCGCGATCAGCAGGATGCCGTGCGCGTCGCAGATCTGGCGCAGCCCGCGCACGAAGTCGGCCGGCGCGGGGTAAAAGCCGCCTTCGCCCTGCACCGGCTCGAAGATGATCGCGGCGACGCGCTTCGGATCGATGTCCGCCTTGAACAGCGTCTCGATGGCCTTCAGCGAGTCGGCGGTGCTGACGCCGTGCAGCGGATTCGGATACGGCGCGTGATACACGTCCGACGGGAACGGACCGAAGCCGAGCTTGTACGGCGCGACCTTGCCGGTCAGCGCCATGCCCATCAGCGTGCGGCCGTGAAAGCCGCCCGCGAACGCGATCACGCCCGGACGGCCGGTCGCGGCGCGCGCGATCTTCACGGCGTTTTCGACGGCTTCCGCGCCGGTCGTGAAGAGCGCGGTCTTTTTCGCGAAGTCGCCGGGCGCGCGGTGGTTGATCTTTTCGGCCAGCTCGACGTACGATGCGTACGGCACGACCTGGTAAGCGGTATGCGTGAAGCGGTCGAGTTGGGCGCGGATCGCGTCGATGATCTTCGGATGGCGGTGGCCGGTATTCAGCACCGCGATGCCGGCCGCGAAGTCGATGAAGCGGCGGCCTTCGACGTCCCACAGTTCCGCGTTCTCGGCCCGCTCCGCATAGAAGTTGCACATTACGCCGACGCCGCGCGGCGTGGCGGCGTCCTTGCGGCTCTGCAGATCAGCGTTCTTCACGTTCCTCTCCTTCACAGACGTTGGTCGCGTTCGTGACGGACGCCACGAACGCCGGGTTCATGCGGCGACTATACGGGCCTTTGGCTCCTGATATCAGAGCCATTGCAATAAATTCGATAGAGCCACTTTGCCGGCAGTAGACCTGCGAACCGGCGGCGGGAACGGGAAGGTGGTGCGGCGTGACGTGCGGTCCACGTCGTCGCGGGGACCGGCTTCGAGGCGTGGATTCGGCGCACGGCCATGGCGTGCGGGACCCGCGACCCATCTCCAGCATGCGAACCCGGCGCACGAATCGGCTACGCCGGTTCAACGCAAGCTTAAAGCCGTATCAACACCGCGCCGCACGTGACGAGCGCGCAGGCGACCACGCGCCGCGCGGTCAGCCGCTCGCGCAGAAACAGCCAGCCGATCAGCACCGCGAAGATCGAACTGAGTTCGCGCAGCGCGGACACCGTCGCGATCGGCAGGTAGCGGAACGCCTCGATCACGAGGCAGTACGCGGACAGCGCGAGCGCGCCGGCGAGCAGCCCTTTGGCAACCGTGCCCGCCGACGTGAACATCCGCCGGACGCCGCCGCGCAGATGGCAGACGAGCAGGAACTGCGGGATGTTCCACAGCAGATACACCCACATGATGTAGCTGAGCCCGTTGCCGGCGGCGCGCGCGCCGAGGCCGTCGATCACCGAGTAGCTCGCGATGAAGAACCCGGTGAGCAGCGCGTACGGCACGCTTTCGCCGGAAAAGCGCATCCCGCGCCGGAACGCGAGCGACATGATGCCGACCGACACCAGCGCGACGCCGGCGATCGCGGCCGGCTTCAGCGCCTCGCCCGCGAACGCGTGCGCGCCCGCGAACACGAGCAGCGGCGACAGTCCGCGCGCGATCGGATAGATCTGCCCGAAGTCGCCGCTGCGATAGGCGCGGATCAGCGTGAAGCAATACGCGATCTCCAGCACGACCGACGCGCCGACGAACGGCCACGCGCCAGGCGCGGGCAGCGGCAGCAGCGCGACGCCGATCACGCTCGCGACGATGTACGGCGCCGACATGATGCCGAGCAGCCACAGGCGGTCGCCGGACAGATGCAGGAACGCATTCCAGCTCGCGTGCATCAGCGCGGCCAGCAGGACCAGCAGAACGACGGGGGTTTCCATCAACGGGGGAGGGCGAACGGTTGCGCGGACAAACGTTCGATTATTCCAGCGAATCGGCGCGAGCGCCGATTCACCGATGGCGGGAAGGGATTTGAACGGCCGCCGAGGTCAGATCACGCGCTGGCGCAGCCACGCGGAAACCAGGTCGATCGCGGTGACGACGGCCACGACCATGATCAGCACCGCGCAGGTCTGCGCGTAGTCGAACGAGCGGATCTCCTCGTACAGCACGACGCCGATGCCGCCCGCGCCGACCATGCCGACGACCATCGCCGAGCGCACGTTCGATTCGAAGCGGTACAGCGCGTACGAGATCCACAGCGGCATCACCTGCGGCAGCACGCCGTAGACGATCTCGTCGAGCGGCGTCGCGCCCGTTGCGCGCACGCCTTCGGCCGGGCGCGGGTCGATCGCCTCGACCGCTTCCGCGAACAGCTTGGCGAGCACGCCGGTCGTATGGACCCACAACGCGAGCACGCCCGCGAACGGCCCAAGCCCGACCGCGACGATGAACAGCATCGCGAACACCATTTCGTTGATCGCGCGGCACGCGTCCATCAGACGGCGCACCGGATGGCGGATCCACGCGGGCGCGAGATTGTGCGCGGACAGCAGCCCGCACGGCACCGCGCAGACGATCGCGAGCGCGGTGCCCCACAGCGCGACCGCGAGCGTGACCAGCATCTCCTGCACGTAGGTGCGCCATTCGCCGAAGTCCGGCGGGAAGAAATCGCGCGCGAACTGGCCCATGTTCGCGGAGTCCGCGAACAGGTCGAGCGGGCGCATGTCCGCGCCGCGCCAGGCCGCGCCGAGCATCACGAACAGCACCGCCCAGCCCGCGAGCGACACCCAGCTGCGCTTCGGCGCGGGCGGCGCAGACGGCGCCGCGCGGTTCGCGACGCCCGCGGCCTGCGCGGCGGCGTCCGCCGCCGGCAGGGCCGCGGCGGCGTCCGGCGAAACGCCGGTCCGTCCGTCCGCCTGCGCGGCGCGCGACGCGCCGAAGTCGGCCGCGTTCATTCTTTCGGAGCCGCCGGCAGCGCGCCGAGCTTCGCGTCGATCGCCGCGAGCTGGCTCTTGCGATCGTCGGCGGACAGCTTCGTGTCGCTCTCGATCTTCTGCTTCTGCTGGAACAGCGCGATCTGGCGGATCGGGATCAACTGCGCGTCGGTCGACGGCGCGAAACCGCCGTAGCCGGTGATGTTCGCCATCACGGCCTTCTCGTGCGGATCGGTCTTCGCGTAGTGGTAGAAGAAGTTGCGCAGCTTCTCCTTCGTCGCTTCCGGCAGGTCCTTGCGCCACACGAGCGGATCGGACGGGATCAGCGGCGACGTCCACAGCACGCGCACCTGGGCGAAGCGGTCCGGATGCTGCTTCTTCAGCGTATCGAGCATTTCGGTGTTGTTGGTCGCGATGTCGACCTTGTTGTTCACCACCGCGAGCAGGTTCGCCTCGTGGCTCGACGGCAGCACCGTCTTGAACGACGTCGAGTTCACCGGCACGTTGCGCTGCGCGAACAGGTAGTAGCCCGGAAACAGCGTGCCCGACGTCGAATTCGGATCGCCGTAGCCGAGCGTCACGTCCTTCGTGTCGCGGAACACGTCGTCGAGCGTCTTGAAGCGGCTGTTCACGTTCGTGATCAGCACCGACTTGTAGCCCGCGTCGCCGTTCGCGTACAGGATCTTCGCGAATACTTCGCCATTCGAACGATCGACCGCTTCCATCGCGGACGCGTTGCCGAAGTAGCCGATCTGCACCTTGTTGAAGCGCATCCCCTCGATGATGCCGGCGTAGTCGGTCGCGAAGAACGCCTTCACGGTGAGGCCGGTCTGGCGGTTCATGTCGTCGATGAACGGCTGCCAGCGTTGCTTCAGCACCGCCGACGAATCGGTCGAGATAATGCCGAAATTCACGTCCTCGGCGTGCGCGGCCGCGCCGGTGAATGCGACGCAGGCGACGCTGGTGGCGAGGAGGGAGCGAAGCAGTTTCATGGGAGGCGATCCGTAGTGGTTGAGCGATCGGGAGTCGATTGGGGTTCGTCAGGCGGCGGTGCGTTGCGCGTCGAACGCGGCCGGCGCGATGCCGCCCGCGTGGCCGGTGTCGAGCAGCTCGCGCGCGGCGCTGCCGTACAGTTGCTGAAGCAGGGCGGGCGTCAAGGCGGCCGACGGCCCGTCGTACACGATGCGGCCGTCGCGCAGCGCGATCGTGCGCGGGCAATACGCCATCGCGATGTCGACCTGGTGCAGCGATACGACCACCGTCAACTGGTGGTTCGCGTTCAGCGTGCGCAGCAGGTCCATCACGCGGCGCGACGATTCGGGGTCGAGCGACGCGATCGGCTCGTCGGCGAGGATCAGCTGCGCGCGCTGCACGAGCGCGCGCGCGATGGCCGCGCGCTGCTGCTGGCCGCCGGACAGGTTCGCCGCGCGTTCGTACGCGTGCGCGTCGATGCCGACCTCGCCGAGCGCGCGCAGCGACAGTTCGCGCTCCGCGCGCGGAAAGCGGCCGGTCATGCGACGCCACAGCGGCAGCCGCGCGAGCGCGCCGATCAGCACGTTCGTTTCGACCGTCAGGCGGTTGACGAGATTGAACTGCTGGAACACGAAGCCGATGTCGCGCCGGATGTGCCGCACCTCGCGGACGATGCGGCCGTTCTGCTGGATCGGCCGTCCGAGAATTTCGATCTGCGAAGGTTGCGGATCGGCCGCGACGAAGCCGGCGATGTGCCGCAGCAGCGTCGATTTGCCGGAGCCGGACGCGCCGATCAGCGCGACCATTTCGCCCGCGCCGATGCGCAGACCGATTTCGTCGAGTGCCTTGCGGCCGTTGCCGAAAGTTTTCGACAGGCGTTCGATGCGTATGGCGTCCATAACAGTTCGTCGCGTGAAGGGCGGCCGCAGCCGTTGCATTCGGGGCCATTCTAGGAACCGACTGTGACGGTTGAGTGAAGGCGTCGCGACGTCTAGACGACTATATGTTCGAGCGCAACCATTCGGGATGTGACGGCCGCGTGACAGCGCGGGTGGGACTGCCACGCACAGTACGCGGTGGAGCGGCTATATTCGGGCCATCGAGCATGCTGTCCCCGATAACGACAGTCGGTCCCGGTCGCCGCCGTGCGGGAATCGAGCGATCTATTTCTCGTGTGCGCGGCCTTCGCGATGTCGCTTTTCCGTGATGTTCGGCACACGAGGCGAGATCGATACGACCTTGACGTCGTGCATCAGGGTGTTGATTGATACGTCGGGAAAACGACGGTTACCCGGCGCTATCGGCTGTACGGATTCGGCTGCCGACGACGGGCTTATCGAGGCGCAGCGCGTCAGGCATTGTCCGACGATCGCTACCCAATTGTCATCTGAGTGGCAAATTCGGTTGGTAGCGTGTGCTCCACCGCCATTTCTCGTTGGCATACATAGCGTTATGCCCAGCTTCCTGCCCGACAGCTTCGCCGAGTACGAGGACCTCAAGGTGCTCCTCGACGCCGGCCGCCCGTGGTTCGATATCCATAGCGTCGGCGAAACGCGGGTGCATGGGCGCGCGTTCGAACTGTACGTCGCGAGCGTCGGCGCGCGCGACGCGAACGCGCCCGCGATCGGCTTCTTCGGCGGCATCCACGGGCTGGAGCGGATCGGCACGCAACTGGTGCTCGACTACATGCGCACGCTGATCGCGCGGCTCGGCTGGGACGACCTGCTGATGCGGCAGCTCGAATCGGTGCGGCTCGTGTTCATGCCGATCGTGAATCCGGGCGGCATGTGGCAGGCGACGCGCGCGAATCCGCACGGCGTCGATCTGATGCGCAACGCGCCGCAGGACGCCGACGACCGCGTGCCGTTCCTCGCGGGCGGCCAGCGGATCGGCTCGTGGCTGCCGTGGTATCGCGGCCGGCGCGGCGCGCCGATGGAGCCGGAGGCGGCGGCGCTGCTGAAGGTGGTCGACGACGAACTGGCGCTGCGCCCGCTCAGCATCGCGCTCGACTGCCACTCGGGCTACGGCTGGAACGACAGCATCTGGTTTCCGTATGCGCGCACGCGGCAGTTGATGCGTCATCTGCCGGAAATGTACGCGCTGAAAACGATGTTCGAGAACGCGCATCCGCATCACGGCTACACGTTCGAGCCGCAGAGCCACCAATATCTGCTGCACGGCGACCTGTGGGACTGCGCGTACGACCGTGCGCCCGCGCAGCACGTATTCCTGCCGCTGACGCTCGAACTCGGCTCGTGGCTGTGGATCAAGAAGAACCCGCGGCAGATCCTGTCGCGCCAGGGCATCTTCAATCCGTTGATCGCGCATCGCACCGCGCGCGTGCTGCGGCGTCACGCAAGCCTGTTCGAGTTCCTGACGCGCGCCGCCTATTCGGCCGCGCACTGGCTGCCGGAAGGCGGCCGGAGGCAGCAGCTGCTGCAGACCGCGATCGGCCACTGGTACCGGCGGCCAGGGCCATGAGCGCCGGCACGTGGATCCTGCTGCGCGGGCTCACGCGCGAAGCGCGCCACTGGGCCGGCTTCGCGCAGCAACTCGCGCACGCGGCCGGCGACGTGCTGCCGGTCGATCTGCCGGGCAACGGCGCGCTCGCGCGTCGGCCTTCGCCCGCGAGCGTCGCCGGTTACGTCGATGCGGTGCGCCGCGATGCGTCCGCACGCGGCGCGCACGGCCCGTATCGCGTGCTCGCGATGTCGCTTGGCGGGATGGTCGCGGCCGCGTGGGCGGCTGCGTATCCGGACGACGTCGCGCAACTGGTGCTCGTGAACACGAGCATGCGGCCGTACAGCCGTGCGCACGAACGGCTGCGGCCGGCCGCA
The Paraburkholderia caballeronis genome window above contains:
- a CDS encoding 4-aminobutyrate--2-oxoglutarate transaminase; the protein is MKNADLQSRKDAATPRGVGVMCNFYAERAENAELWDVEGRRFIDFAAGIAVLNTGHRHPKIIDAIRAQLDRFTHTAYQVVPYASYVELAEKINHRAPGDFAKKTALFTTGAEAVENAVKIARAATGRPGVIAFAGGFHGRTLMGMALTGKVAPYKLGFGPFPSDVYHAPYPNPLHGVSTADSLKAIETLFKADIDPKRVAAIIFEPVQGEGGFYPAPADFVRGLRQICDAHGILLIADEVQTGFARTGKLFATQYYDVTPDLITIAKSLAGGMPLSGVVGRADVMDAAAPGGLGGTYAGNPLAVAAAHAVLDVIDGENLCERATVLGDRLKAKLATLKADVPQLADVRGPGAMVAAEFCKPGSHEPDAAFTKRVQTLALERGLLLLVCGVYSNVVRFLFPLTIQDNVFDEALAILEDVIREAVGVAA
- the phnD gene encoding phosphonate ABC transporter substrate-binding protein, whose protein sequence is MKLLRSLLATSVACVAFTGAAAHAEDVNFGIISTDSSAVLKQRWQPFIDDMNRQTGLTVKAFFATDYAGIIEGMRFNKVQIGYFGNASAMEAVDRSNGEVFAKILYANGDAGYKSVLITNVNSRFKTLDDVFRDTKDVTLGYGDPNSTSGTLFPGYYLFAQRNVPVNSTSFKTVLPSSHEANLLAVVNNKVDIATNNTEMLDTLKKQHPDRFAQVRVLWTSPLIPSDPLVWRKDLPEATKEKLRNFFYHYAKTDPHEKAVMANITGYGGFAPSTDAQLIPIRQIALFQQKQKIESDTKLSADDRKSQLAAIDAKLGALPAAPKE
- the phnE gene encoding phosphonate ABC transporter, permease protein PhnE, producing MPAADAAAQAAGVANRAAPSAPPAPKRSWVSLAGWAVLFVMLGAAWRGADMRPLDLFADSANMGQFARDFFPPDFGEWRTYVQEMLVTLAVALWGTALAIVCAVPCGLLSAHNLAPAWIRHPVRRLMDACRAINEMVFAMLFIVAVGLGPFAGVLALWVHTTGVLAKLFAEAVEAIDPRPAEGVRATGATPLDEIVYGVLPQVMPLWISYALYRFESNVRSAMVVGMVGAGGIGVVLYEEIRSFDYAQTCAVLIMVVAVVTAIDLVSAWLRQRVI
- a CDS encoding M14 family zinc carboxypeptidase, whose product is MPSFLPDSFAEYEDLKVLLDAGRPWFDIHSVGETRVHGRAFELYVASVGARDANAPAIGFFGGIHGLERIGTQLVLDYMRTLIARLGWDDLLMRQLESVRLVFMPIVNPGGMWQATRANPHGVDLMRNAPQDADDRVPFLAGGQRIGSWLPWYRGRRGAPMEPEAAALLKVVDDELALRPLSIALDCHSGYGWNDSIWFPYARTRQLMRHLPEMYALKTMFENAHPHHGYTFEPQSHQYLLHGDLWDCAYDRAPAQHVFLPLTLELGSWLWIKKNPRQILSRQGIFNPLIAHRTARVLRRHASLFEFLTRAAYSAAHWLPEGGRRQQLLQTAIGHWYRRPGP
- the phnC gene encoding phosphonate ABC transporter ATP-binding protein; this translates as MDAIRIERLSKTFGNGRKALDEIGLRIGAGEMVALIGASGSGKSTLLRHIAGFVAADPQPSQIEILGRPIQQNGRIVREVRHIRRDIGFVFQQFNLVNRLTVETNVLIGALARLPLWRRMTGRFPRAERELSLRALGEVGIDAHAYERAANLSGGQQQRAAIARALVQRAQLILADEPIASLDPESSRRVMDLLRTLNANHQLTVVVSLHQVDIAMAYCPRTIALRDGRIVYDGPSAALTPALLQQLYGSAARELLDTGHAGGIAPAAFDAQRTAA
- the gabD gene encoding NADP-dependent succinate-semialdehyde dehydrogenase yields the protein MNLKDPTLLQTNAWIAGEWQRADDDSTFDVVNPATGQLIGSVPHMGVSETRRAIAAANAAWPAWRAKTAKERAAILRRWYDLMLEHADDLALILTTEQGKPLAEAKGEILYAASFIEWFAEEGKRVYGDTIPTPAADRRIVVTKEPVGVCAAITPWNFPAAMITRKVGPALAAGCPIVVKPAEATPFSALALAVLAQRAGVPAGVLNVVTGDPKAIGSELTGNPTVRKLSFTGSTPVGRLLMGQCAPTVKKVSLELGGNAPFIVFDDADLDAAVAGAIASKYRNSGQTCVCTNRFYVHDRVYDAFAKKLCDAVGQLKVGLGTDAGVTQGPLINDAAVRKVESHIEDALANGARVLVGGKRHALGHGFFEPTVLADVTPTMKVARDETFGPLAPLFRFSSDDEVIAMANDTEFGLAAYFYSRDIGRVWRVAEALEYGMVGINTGLISNEVAPFGGVKQSGIGREGSHYGIDDYVVIKYLCMAGM
- a CDS encoding EamA family transporter — encoded protein: METPVVLLVLLAALMHASWNAFLHLSGDRLWLLGIMSAPYIVASVIGVALLPLPAPGAWPFVGASVVLEIAYCFTLIRAYRSGDFGQIYPIARGLSPLLVFAGAHAFAGEALKPAAIAGVALVSVGIMSLAFRRGMRFSGESVPYALLTGFFIASYSVIDGLGARAAGNGLSYIMWVYLLWNIPQFLLVCHLRGGVRRMFTSAGTVAKGLLAGALALSAYCLVIEAFRYLPIATVSALRELSSIFAVLIGWLFLRERLTARRVVACALVTCGAVLIRL